caaaaaaaaagattctaAAATAAATGGCCTACCCTAGCCTTAAAGGGCCTTGTTCCCCAAGCAGCCATATCGGTTGAGTTCCATATGCTAGCTAGTGTTTAGAACCAAAATGGCTACTTGCTGAGAAAGATTAATAGCACTTTGATGAGTCAAGCAATATTTACCTGCCCTCGTTGCTCAGCCTGGTGTTTCCGCTGCAGCTGAAGTTCTCAATATAACCCCCCACTGTGCAGTTGATCTGGGTCCAATCGGGTTTGCACACATCCAGGAAGTGTGGCCTGAGGCGACCAATAGAATACTTGGCTATGTCCGTCAGTGATTGGCTCATCGCCGCGCCAAAGAGGAAGGTTCCGATAGCTTTGTAAACAGCCACTAGGAAGCTTTTGCTGAAGGGTGAACTGGGCTTGCTGCGGTTCAGGTGAACCGTGAGCCACTCTCCTATGAGCATCtgggagggatggaagggatAGGGGGAGATATGTTGGCATACAGCATTTCAAGTTCATTCACAAGAATTGTCATCACTACATTGAAAAGTATGTCATACATGGAAGTGGAGACTACTATCCTCTAATATCAAAAccatatttcatatttatattttatcaattttttatttataaaaggTTGAGGTGagggtttttattattatagtaATTATTATTGGATGAAGACACAAATAAAGGAAAGAGAATAATGTCCACTTAAAAATATATCGGTCTTTTGCTGATCTGCCTCAAGGAATTTTGGGCACGTGTCTGGTGAAGTGACGGTATCAATGTATGAAATCGAACTCTACTGTAATGAAGGATACAGATAACAGGACTAACTACGACTTTTCAGAAGAAaagcagttgtttttgtttccaCTTGAATGGAGCTAGGGAAGCAGTGCTTTAACGTATAGTGTATATTGGAGACATAATTGGTTTCAGTGCCTTGCAAAAGAGACATAGCAACTATTTTTTCCGGCCGAATTTACAATCAGTAAAATGTTGTGTACGATTAGAGGAGTGAGTGTTATAATTAGTAGTGAGAATAATTACTTAAGTCTGTCTTGAAAAGGAAATGTTAAGGGTAAAGgactgattatggttccacgtcgacgccaCGCAAGTGGTTTACGGACCCTTTCCGTCCTTACGGAAACCGCAAGGGCCTAAAAATAGTACCCTTTTCCGTCGGGGCGACGCAGCCATaaggggctgtgattggtccgctaacgAAAAACCTACTCAGAacccaaaacaggttcacgacggcgtcgaagcgtctgcgtggtccttgcgttTGCGTTgacgacgtggaaccataatccgCCCTTAAGGGTTACGTGCAGCACCCataaagacaacaacaacatgaaacGCACAGGTGTAAGCAGCCAGGACGAGTGATGCACTTACAGTGAGCGCCAAGACGGGGATCATAACGCCCCCTAACAACTGATAGGTAATGGTGTCGTCTTTATAGGGGTACCTGATCGAATCATCGCTACAGAAAAAACCCCTGCGGAAAGGAGTGTGCCGGATATTGAGTATCGCAAACGGGAGTCCGGCTAGCAGGAGAAgtaacgagagagagggggagagatggggggaggagagagagggagggaggggaagagaggaaagacaaaaaacaaaacagaacggGTTATAAGAGTGACAcaacacccacgcacgcacccacgccccccccccccccaaaggagCTCTGTTTAAACGACTGTCGGAGAGAGAGCAGCGGAGGCAGATGGAGATACTGAGGCCCAGGCTGTAGCTCTACTGTGTTGAAGAACGAGGCGGGAATGGatctatgtttgtgtgagttggcCGATTTACGGGCTTGCCCTTGTTTTGTCCATTGTTTTGCTAGAACGATGTGTTGATGGTAGAATAACTAAAGGAGAAAAACATAGAATCACCCCAGCCTTGCCCTTAAGAAAGGTGAACATTTGTAGGAATCATTTAAACTTTCAGCAGTTATTTCATTGGAATATTTGTTGGATAATAGATGGGTTAAGGGTTATGGATTAGTGGTTTGTTATGGCTTTGCTCAGGCCAACATGCAAGTGAAGAGAGAAGGTTAGAAGAACGAGAACATATAGTAAAAAATATATCCCTCTTTCTTCATTGCTCTAACGTTCTCCTAATCGTTCCTCGTTGGAGCTTTAAGGTCACACACTCAAAGTCATGCTAGTCATGCTGCAAAAGACGGATGGACAGATCGCTCTCACAGAATACACTGATGACTTCATGCAGTCCTCTGTTGCTCAGAATCAGCCCCAGGGAGATGAGCCGGCTGTCTCTTCCGATCACAAAGGGTTTCTCTTCCGGTCTATCACTGTTAACGTCTATCAGTGGGGGGCCGATGACGCCTGCAGTGGCTATCGAGACGGGTTGTTTCTTTAAACATTAAATCACAGGCACACTTAGTGACGTAAGGACATGTGGtacacacatgctctctctctctctctctctctctctctctctctctctctctctctctctctctctctctctctctctctctctctctctctctctctctctctctctctctctctctctctctctgcgacaATCACTCCTCACAGGTTATTAACAGCACCCCCCTGGCCGTTAAGATGACGCTGGTTGCGTGAGTGATGCCCatttgtgtttgtctatgtgcaAATAAGGATAGAGAGTCTGGTGTGAAAACGGGCCCGAAGCAGAAGGATCGTTTCTTAATGCAAAACACTTGGGATACAATCTTACTTGAGTCAGTCAAGTTCCCACCCTAGGTTTCGACACAAAAGTCTCgcaacctttttttttgttttaagtgGACATTGTTCTCAGCACTATTGGTTTCATATGGTTGTGTATGCAACCACAGGGCTCCTGAGTAGTGCCCTGAAAACCCCCAACCTCAGAGGCAGACAAAGACGACTAGCGCTGTTTAAGAGCCACGTTGGACCTCCGGCGCAGTGCACGGCGGACCGGGCTTATCcggaagaaaaaagaaagatcaGATCCAGGTACACCTCCAATGGTTTTACCGAGCCGTCAAAGGGAGTCAGGGAGGAATATTCTGTTCACAGGAGCGTTCACAGGAGCGTTCACAGGagctttaaaggtgacatattgtacccccaggtgtgagtgtgagtgtgatagacgtatgagagatagaggagcaacgtttgctacagtccagcacacatctaggtggacacacccacttgttatgtctgaagaggcagattttcaaaacggcttgtaacggctaatcgcactcacagctggtggtataatatgacaCCTTTGAGACCTTATCCCAATTCTACCCCTTAccacttccccttacccctcccccttgttttgataAGGGGGagaggtaaggggaaggggtaaggggtagaaatgggattgggcccaagtCTCCTTCTGCACCACCTTTGGACTGTGGGTATTGTTTCAAAGTGGGTGGCTCGGGGTGAGTGGATCTTTACTTACAGAGACAACGGGCAGGGTGAATCCCACTGTGTACAGCactgtggaggtgatggtgctgTCGTGGAAAGGGTAGCGGATGCTGTCGTCTTGACAGAAAAAGCCCCTCTGGTAGGGGCGGACCTTACCGAGTTTAAGGATGGCTAGGGGTAAGCCTCCTGCGTAggggtgttgggggagggggtgaggggggagtgggaggaagagaaaggaggAGCTCAGAGGTCGGGAGTCATCGTCAAGAGTAAGTCATCAAgctcatagagagagagagagagagagagagagagagagagagagagagagagagagagagagagagagagagagagagagagagagagagagagagagagagagagagagagagagagagagagagagagagagagagagagggggagggagggagggagagggaaggagagggaaggagagagagagagagagagagagagagagggagggagggagggagggagggagggagggagggagggagggagagagagagggagggagagacagagagagaaagacagagtgtgagagagagggagagcgagagcgagtgggagagggagagagagatggatggacggatggctGGAGTGTGGACGAATCGAATAGCTCAAAGGGCGGCAATGAGCTGAAAACTAATGAGAGGCCTGATCCTTTTTAACAGTGATCCAATGTGTTTTCGTACAAAAACACTCTTTGGTGGACAAAGCTATGGATAAGAAGGTTATGACGTTTGTAAAATTCATATTAATACATATTTGATCAGacatttcaacattttcaaGAAGTCGGATGAAACTTAACCTTAACCCAGCCTATAAAAAACCctgcctaacccttaccctgccTATAAAGAATCTGTCTTACCCTGTAAGGGCCTGCcttcctgaccctgaccctacaaACACACGTAAAGTCAAGAGACAATGCTAATGGGTCTGAGTGTTCAACGTTTCAGCCGAGGATTGCAGCCTTTTCTCTGCTCTTGTTATGAGCTTAGATAGAGAGCTCATTTGTTTTCATAAGCAAGCAAGCATTATACACTAAGAGAAGAAGGATTTCGCTCAGTTCCAACAGTTAGTGCCTCGGCAATGCTGTGTGTGCGAGAATTTCCATACCTCCGCCCAGCATGCATGCCTACAtgtacactaacacacatacaaatgcacacacacacacacacacacacacacagatttgcaTTCATTCTCACATACAAACATAGGTCTCGTCTGTCTCCCTGGCAGGCATCCATCGCTTGAAACACAGAAACGGTTCATATCAGCTGGAGTCAAAAACTTGTTGTGAAACTTGTCGAACGCCTACCCGGGCCAGCCACTAAACGTTGGCGAATGAAAATACTTTATTCCgatctcaacaacaacaaatgacTGCGCAGCTGCGAGTGGTATCAACATAATTCAAAATGTGTCTTTGTAAAATGGGCTATGGGGCAATAAGCTTCAGTAGGGGGGTACTAATCCAGCcttacacacgcgcacacacacacacacacacacacacacacacacacacacacacacacacacacacacacacacacacacacacacacacacacacacacacac
The nucleotide sequence above comes from Gadus chalcogrammus isolate NIFS_2021 chromosome 4, NIFS_Gcha_1.0, whole genome shotgun sequence. Encoded proteins:
- the plpp1a gene encoding phospholipid phosphatase 1 isoform X2 gives rise to the protein MFEAKGIAFILLDIACLILAGLPFAILNIRHTPFRRGFFCSDDSIRYPYKDDTITYQLLGGVMIPVLALTMLIGEWLTVHLNRSKPSSPFSKSFLVAVYKAIGTFLFGAAMSQSLTDIAKYSIGRLRPHFLDVCKPDWTQINCTVGGYIENFSCSGNTRLSNEGRLSFYSGHSSFSMYCMLFLALYLQARLTASWARLLRPTLQFFLIAASVYTGLSRVSDYKHHWSDVLVGLLQGALMALLVVFFVSDLFKKKEEAVKPEEISHASFVESPTNGNFESPN
- the plpp1a gene encoding phospholipid phosphatase 1 isoform X1, translating into MFEAKGIAFILLDIACLILGGLPLAILKLGKVRPYQRGFFCQDDSIRYPFHDSTITSTVLYTVGFTLPVVSMLIGEWLTVHLNRSKPSSPFSKSFLVAVYKAIGTFLFGAAMSQSLTDIAKYSIGRLRPHFLDVCKPDWTQINCTVGGYIENFSCSGNTRLSNEGRLSFYSGHSSFSMYCMLFLALYLQARLTASWARLLRPTLQFFLIAASVYTGLSRVSDYKHHWSDVLVGLLQGALMALLVVFFVSDLFKKKEEAVKPEEISHASFVESPTNGNFESPN